Proteins co-encoded in one Streptococcus pyogenes genomic window:
- a CDS encoding glycoside hydrolase family 2 protein, with protein MTPDSKEQTVTGYQYHYIDQEGRKQPFNQGWRFLMADVACAQDPSFDDSNWQVIHLPHDFSLTQPYTRNGEAESAYKLGGVGWYRHYLVLDEVLAGCHVAITFEGSYMETEIYVNGQFIGKHLNGYQEFTYDISDVVTFGAENLLAVRVENKVPSSRWYSGSGLYREVSLSVLPQLHFVADQVAMTLADTAVQEKGQQKVDLRFALNQSIQTCHYQLSLCLWEQSHCSKDKKLLYQETEVPLADLAFQRQYGLTLSLEELQLWSPDNPHLYDLELTLYYQGQVIDCFCLETGFRQLTFMANQGLFVNGRAVKLKGVCLHHDQGGLGACAYEDALARQLVLLKDMGANTIRSTHNPSSPKLRQLANRLGFFVIEEAFDTWTYAKNGNVNDFSNYFHQTIGTENANYLQRVRSPETSWAQYSIEAMVWSAKNDPSVLMWSIGNELMEGFSADVSHYPELTRQMCQWITAIDTSRPITFGDNKLKEADFCWHEEVSQMATLLSQLDHPQGLIGLNYADGKDYDRLHEEHSDWLLYGSETVSAITSRAYYKETKKVLDSGYHLTSYDHAKVDWGAFASQAWYDTITRDFVAGECVWTGFDYLGEPTPWNKIDSGVVGLWPSPKNAYFGILDTAGFPKDSYYFYQSQWAQGQTTLHLLPVWQKDQLCFDEQGLVEVVVYSNAASVQLMFEDEQGNLTDYGRKAFHTYSTPTGHTYQLYQGADAAKNPHENLYLTWRVPYQKGLLRAVAYDISGKSIPKTSGRSQVRTYGSVAKLSWKAFEAPIDAPWELLYLDLSLLDSRGELVSHAQDWLQVQVEGPARLLALDNGNPTDHTPYQEPLRQAYGGKLLAILALTGEAGHIKVTAKASQQLSSVFQTQVACRAPKEHLVTLPLEKYQFKKSRLTSQQEIGQSCLKTTQFLSVLENKDTQQKAGKASTPHILITSYQHYLSLPLQVCSQAFDFKKGDDIFLPQWLQVKDAQGSLVKKAFSMTWYLKEKIFAKPILVTGYVSCFGQSIPVEARLNLAQASKRRHQDLSLVAKQSLAASQKRLTYCYQYDTVQAIGAISLQNHTGTSLSVSVAISYGSQSSIKQETLMLADSHLSQLEEVIFFDDILTVLYLAVTLEVIEGPDLTEDSIQIGLWDLA; from the coding sequence ATGACACCAGATAGCAAGGAGCAGACAGTGACTGGCTACCAATACCACTATATTGATCAAGAAGGAAGAAAGCAGCCCTTTAATCAAGGCTGGCGTTTTCTTATGGCAGATGTGGCGTGTGCTCAGGACCCTTCTTTTGATGATTCGAACTGGCAGGTGATTCATTTACCACATGATTTCAGTCTTACGCAGCCTTACACAAGAAATGGTGAAGCTGAAAGTGCTTATAAATTAGGTGGTGTCGGTTGGTATCGGCATTATCTCGTGTTAGATGAGGTTTTAGCTGGTTGTCATGTTGCCATTACTTTTGAGGGTTCCTATATGGAAACGGAAATTTATGTTAACGGGCAATTCATTGGCAAACACTTAAATGGCTATCAGGAATTTACTTATGATATCTCTGATGTTGTGACTTTTGGAGCTGAAAATCTTCTGGCTGTCCGGGTTGAAAACAAGGTTCCCAGTTCTCGTTGGTATTCAGGCAGTGGTCTTTATCGTGAAGTGAGTTTGTCTGTTCTTCCCCAGCTTCATTTTGTGGCAGACCAGGTAGCAATGACCTTGGCTGATACTGCTGTGCAGGAGAAAGGGCAACAGAAAGTTGATTTACGCTTTGCCCTCAATCAGTCTATTCAGACTTGCCACTACCAATTGAGCCTCTGTTTATGGGAACAATCACATTGCTCAAAAGACAAGAAACTCCTTTATCAAGAAACAGAAGTGCCTCTAGCTGATTTGGCTTTCCAAAGACAGTATGGTCTTACACTGTCTTTGGAAGAACTCCAATTGTGGTCACCAGATAATCCTCACCTCTACGATTTAGAACTCACTCTTTACTATCAAGGTCAGGTCATTGATTGCTTTTGCCTTGAAACTGGTTTTCGTCAGCTGACTTTTATGGCCAATCAGGGGCTTTTTGTGAATGGCAGAGCTGTCAAATTAAAGGGAGTTTGTTTGCATCATGACCAAGGAGGCCTAGGAGCTTGTGCTTACGAAGATGCCCTAGCCAGACAATTAGTCCTGTTGAAAGACATGGGGGCTAATACCATTCGTAGCACCCATAACCCAAGTAGTCCCAAACTTAGGCAACTAGCCAATCGTCTCGGCTTTTTTGTGATTGAAGAAGCCTTTGACACCTGGACCTATGCCAAAAATGGAAACGTTAATGACTTTTCAAACTATTTCCATCAGACTATCGGAACTGAAAATGCAAACTATCTTCAAAGAGTGAGGTCACCTGAAACGAGCTGGGCCCAGTATAGTATTGAGGCCATGGTCTGGTCTGCCAAGAATGACCCGTCAGTGTTGATGTGGTCGATTGGTAATGAATTGATGGAGGGTTTTTCAGCCGATGTCAGTCATTACCCAGAGCTGACAAGACAAATGTGCCAATGGATTACTGCTATTGACACCTCACGTCCCATTACCTTTGGGGACAATAAATTAAAAGAAGCTGACTTTTGCTGGCATGAGGAAGTGTCGCAAATGGCAACTCTTCTTAGTCAATTAGACCATCCTCAGGGACTCATTGGGTTAAACTATGCTGATGGAAAAGACTATGATAGGCTTCATGAGGAGCACTCTGATTGGCTGTTGTATGGTTCTGAAACAGTCTCAGCCATTACCAGCAGGGCTTATTATAAAGAGACAAAAAAAGTTCTTGACTCCGGTTATCACCTAACCTCTTATGATCATGCTAAGGTTGATTGGGGTGCCTTCGCTAGCCAGGCTTGGTATGATACCATTACCCGTGATTTTGTTGCTGGCGAATGCGTTTGGACAGGCTTTGATTATTTAGGAGAACCTACCCCCTGGAACAAGATCGACAGCGGTGTTGTAGGCCTTTGGCCTTCTCCTAAAAATGCCTACTTTGGCATTTTAGACACGGCAGGCTTTCCAAAAGATAGCTATTATTTTTACCAAAGTCAGTGGGCGCAGGGGCAGACCACCTTGCACCTGTTACCAGTCTGGCAGAAGGACCAGCTTTGTTTCGATGAGCAGGGATTGGTGGAGGTTGTGGTTTATAGCAATGCTGCCAGTGTGCAACTGATGTTTGAAGATGAGCAGGGCAACTTAACAGATTATGGAAGGAAGGCATTTCATACTTATAGCACGCCAACGGGACACACTTATCAGCTTTACCAAGGAGCTGACGCTGCTAAGAATCCTCACGAGAACCTTTACCTGACTTGGCGAGTGCCCTATCAAAAAGGGTTGCTAAGGGCAGTGGCCTACGACATTTCTGGTAAAAGCATTCCAAAAACCAGTGGACGTTCTCAGGTTAGAACCTATGGTTCAGTGGCAAAGCTATCTTGGAAAGCCTTTGAAGCACCTATTGACGCTCCTTGGGAATTGCTTTATCTGGATTTATCACTCTTGGATAGCCGAGGTGAATTGGTCAGCCATGCTCAAGATTGGTTGCAGGTTCAAGTAGAAGGACCAGCCCGTTTGTTGGCTCTTGATAATGGGAATCCGACTGACCACACCCCTTATCAGGAGCCTCTGCGCCAGGCATATGGGGGAAAATTATTAGCCATTTTAGCCCTCACTGGAGAGGCGGGACACATTAAGGTCACGGCAAAAGCCTCGCAGCAACTTAGCAGTGTTTTTCAGACACAAGTAGCCTGCCGTGCCCCCAAAGAACACTTAGTGACACTACCTTTAGAGAAATATCAGTTTAAAAAGAGCCGACTGACAAGTCAACAAGAAATTGGTCAATCTTGTCTAAAGACCACACAATTCCTTTCTGTTTTGGAGAACAAAGACACCCAGCAAAAAGCAGGTAAGGCTAGCACACCTCACATTCTTATCACTAGTTACCAGCACTATTTATCTCTGCCCTTGCAGGTTTGTTCTCAGGCATTTGATTTTAAAAAAGGCGACGATATCTTCTTGCCTCAGTGGCTCCAAGTCAAAGATGCCCAAGGTTCTCTTGTGAAAAAAGCTTTTTCAATGACGTGGTACCTAAAAGAGAAAATCTTTGCCAAGCCTATTCTTGTCACAGGCTATGTTTCTTGTTTTGGGCAATCAATACCGGTTGAGGCAAGGCTTAACCTAGCACAAGCTAGCAAAAGACGGCACCAGGATCTCAGTTTAGTCGCCAAGCAATCCCTGGCCGCAAGTCAAAAAAGGCTAACTTATTGCTACCAATATGATACGGTGCAAGCCATAGGAGCCATTAGCTTGCAAAATCACACAGGCACATCTCTTAGTGTTTCTGTGGCAATCAGTTATGGTAGTCAGAGCTCTATTAAGCAAGAAACCTTGATGCTAGCTGATAGCCACTTGAGCCAGTTAGAAGAGGTTATTTTCTTCGATGATATTTTGACTGTTTTGTATCTGGCAGTGACCCTTGAAGTCATTGAAGGACCTGACCTAACTGAAGACAGTATTCAAATTGGCCTTTGGGATTTAGCATGA
- a CDS encoding response regulator transcription factor: MYKVLLVDDEYMILQGLTMIIDWQALGFEVVQTARSGKEALAYLTQYPVDVMISDVTMPGMTGLDLIEAAKTYHPQLQTLILSGYQEFSYVQKAMELETKGYLLKPVDKAELQAKMKQFKDWLDAQQAESIRQEAYHDSLLTLWLTDELSEKEFQQLSQGLPAAALTGFTVLYLDCQEWQAAIDAYFEREGQPFYLKKEEDKKVYLAVLLGKTDQAKAFTYDLQKRFSRNMHQLILGETVDDWENVYESYNQVLKSLFYNCEVSPIRAKDKSKIELPESRLQFFAFNKALMIGDEPTILSKLEAIFDEMKTLNFSPEDVKHVSFLLFSDIYRQFPILDKMTYLSMVKTIHDSQSIDCILRELKKVLDVTNQNNSPEKRYSDLVSETIDCIRKEYHQELTLKAIADRLHVNGVYLGQCFKNETERSFTQYLNHVRIQKAQQLLLYTNQSINEIAYETGYNTNHYFIKMFKKLNGLSPKEFRDRYKDNYQAIKGDQ; this comes from the coding sequence ATGTATAAGGTACTATTAGTTGACGATGAATACATGATTTTACAAGGGCTCACCATGATTATTGATTGGCAGGCACTTGGATTTGAAGTGGTTCAAACAGCAAGATCAGGCAAGGAAGCCTTAGCCTATTTGACTCAGTACCCAGTGGATGTCATGATTTCAGATGTTACCATGCCTGGAATGACAGGACTGGATTTAATAGAAGCAGCTAAAACCTATCATCCTCAGCTACAAACCTTGATTTTATCTGGTTATCAAGAATTCTCCTATGTGCAAAAGGCTATGGAATTAGAAACCAAGGGGTATTTGTTAAAACCTGTTGATAAGGCAGAATTACAGGCTAAAATGAAACAATTTAAAGACTGGTTGGATGCCCAGCAGGCAGAATCAATCCGGCAAGAAGCCTATCATGACAGCCTTTTGACCCTTTGGCTTACAGATGAATTGAGTGAGAAAGAATTTCAGCAGTTAAGTCAAGGCTTGCCAGCGGCTGCTTTAACTGGTTTTACAGTGCTGTATTTGGACTGTCAAGAGTGGCAAGCAGCCATCGATGCTTATTTTGAACGAGAAGGTCAGCCTTTTTATCTCAAAAAAGAAGAAGATAAGAAGGTTTATCTGGCTGTCCTACTTGGTAAAACTGATCAAGCCAAGGCGTTTACCTATGATCTACAAAAGCGATTCTCAAGAAACATGCATCAACTTATTTTGGGAGAAACAGTTGATGACTGGGAAAATGTTTATGAAAGCTACAATCAGGTGCTTAAGAGCCTCTTTTACAATTGTGAAGTGTCACCAATTAGAGCAAAAGATAAGTCCAAAATTGAACTACCAGAGTCCCGTTTGCAGTTCTTTGCTTTTAACAAGGCGTTGATGATTGGGGACGAACCTACAATCTTGTCTAAATTAGAAGCTATTTTTGACGAGATGAAGACCTTGAACTTTTCACCAGAGGATGTGAAGCATGTTTCGTTCTTGTTGTTTTCTGACATTTATCGTCAATTTCCCATTTTAGATAAAATGACTTATCTGTCCATGGTAAAAACTATTCATGACAGCCAATCCATTGATTGCATTTTGAGGGAACTAAAAAAAGTGTTGGATGTCACCAATCAGAACAATTCCCCTGAAAAACGCTATTCAGATTTAGTTAGTGAAACCATTGATTGCATTCGCAAGGAATACCATCAAGAATTAACTCTTAAAGCTATCGCTGATAGGTTACATGTCAATGGGGTTTATTTAGGGCAATGCTTTAAAAATGAAACCGAGCGTAGTTTTACCCAGTACTTAAATCATGTTAGGATTCAAAAAGCGCAACAGTTATTGCTTTACACCAACCAATCCATCAATGAAATTGCTTATGAAACAGGTTACAATACCAATCATTATTTTATCAAGATGTTTAAAAAGTTGAATGGTTTATCGCCAAAAGAGTTCAGAGATCGTTACAAGGACAATTACCAAGCCATCAAGGGCGACCAGTAA
- a CDS encoding sensor histidine kinase produces MSVKTLGRYVTNHFKQGFLINRLMKLYSLLIVSFFTLAAIGLSSYSISSTYKRVDAEAQMRLEETLGRLQSQNDITLRVLDQLVGRSEDYHNLYQYMTLTPNQYFSNVFEDWEKGKDTVLFSEEVRRLFDLYPDVTSMTLLLEDSSAYLYADKVIKTGRLLYSKPEKVTGNVLVRSIRNPESGDVTGRLYLTFDKPPTLVETQQDHYLATFAFDYYGRKLFHQGGRRFPHLEAEVKKAIKADRAADLSNLSKAYRMQYNRSGDLLAYVAVRKSYLLAEAVRTVFVYGLVSLLLAWLLLQLLFRVFRNYIQQVSEITDTVEMVAAGDLSLTIDNSHMELELYHISEAINQMLASIKAYIDEVYVLEVEQRDAQMRALQSQINPHFLYNTLEYIRMYALSCQQEELADVIYAFASLLRNNISQDKMTTLKEELAFCEKYIYLYQMRYPDSFAYHVKIDESVADLAIPKFVIQPLVENYFVHGIDYSRHDNALSIKALDETDHLLIQVLDNGRGISQERLADMEKRLQEHQTTGNSSIGLQNVYLRLFHHFRDRVSWSMAKEPNGGFIIQIRIRKDA; encoded by the coding sequence ATGAGTGTTAAAACATTGGGAAGGTATGTGACTAACCACTTTAAGCAGGGTTTTTTGATTAATCGACTGATGAAATTATATAGCCTGCTAATTGTAAGTTTTTTCACTTTAGCAGCTATTGGCTTGAGCAGTTATTCTATTAGTAGTACTTATAAAAGGGTGGATGCTGAGGCGCAGATGCGATTGGAGGAGACTCTAGGTAGATTGCAGTCACAAAACGATATTACCCTACGGGTTTTAGACCAGTTGGTTGGCCGTTCAGAAGATTACCATAATCTCTATCAATACATGACGTTAACCCCAAACCAATATTTTTCAAACGTTTTTGAAGACTGGGAAAAAGGAAAAGACACGGTCCTATTTTCTGAAGAGGTGAGGCGTCTTTTTGACTTGTACCCTGATGTGACTTCTATGACCCTACTGCTAGAGGACAGTAGTGCTTATCTGTACGCCGATAAGGTCATTAAGACGGGTCGTTTGCTTTATAGCAAGCCTGAAAAAGTAACCGGAAATGTTTTAGTTCGCTCTATTCGAAATCCAGAATCAGGAGATGTGACAGGTCGTCTTTACCTGACCTTTGACAAACCACCGACTTTGGTAGAGACACAGCAGGATCACTATTTAGCTACTTTTGCTTTTGATTACTATGGCCGCAAACTCTTCCATCAAGGAGGTCGGAGATTTCCTCATTTAGAGGCTGAGGTTAAAAAGGCTATCAAGGCAGATCGGGCAGCTGATCTTAGTAATCTTAGCAAGGCTTATCGGATGCAGTACAATCGCTCGGGAGACCTCTTGGCTTATGTGGCTGTCAGAAAATCCTATTTATTAGCGGAAGCTGTCAGGACAGTTTTTGTGTATGGCCTTGTTTCTCTACTTTTAGCTTGGCTGTTATTGCAGTTGCTCTTTAGGGTTTTCCGAAATTATATCCAGCAGGTTTCTGAAATTACGGATACTGTTGAAATGGTTGCAGCAGGCGATTTGTCTTTAACCATCGACAACAGCCACATGGAATTGGAACTGTATCATATCTCAGAAGCCATTAATCAGATGTTGGCCAGCATTAAAGCTTATATTGACGAAGTTTATGTGTTAGAGGTAGAGCAACGAGATGCCCAAATGAGAGCTCTGCAGTCTCAAATCAACCCTCATTTTTTATACAACACGTTAGAGTATATTCGGATGTACGCCCTTAGTTGTCAACAAGAAGAATTAGCAGATGTCATTTATGCCTTTGCGAGTCTGCTTCGCAACAATATTAGCCAAGATAAGATGACCACCTTAAAAGAAGAACTGGCTTTTTGTGAAAAGTACATTTACCTTTATCAAATGCGGTATCCAGATAGCTTCGCTTATCATGTAAAAATTGATGAGAGTGTTGCTGACTTAGCCATTCCTAAATTTGTCATTCAACCTCTCGTTGAAAATTATTTTGTGCATGGGATTGATTATAGTCGCCATGACAATGCACTAAGCATCAAGGCTTTAGATGAGACGGATCATCTCTTGATTCAGGTGCTTGATAATGGACGTGGTATTAGTCAAGAGCGCTTAGCAGATATGGAAAAAAGGCTTCAAGAGCACCAAACAACAGGCAATAGCTCTATTGGTTTGCAAAATGTTTACCTCCGTCTCTTTCATCATTTTCGAGACAGGGTTTCTTGGTCCATGGCTAAGGAGCCAAATGGTGGCTTTATCATTCAAATTAGGATTAGAAAGGATGCTTGA
- a CDS encoding YesL family protein: protein MNGIEKTCFLIWKMIQLTLIFHLLSLAGLIVFGVGPAWQTIVTLFLKTPQEENHYSLKRAVQLWKSYFKEANLRFGLFALTFLFLTFNLHWAVQFPSLFWFTVSFLIVIAMVWLTMTYLYMVFYAVSYEINLWNNMKLAFISVFLSFKSFLLMLSVLLGITLVTWQYKGLYLFLTFGALVFCLDFVTKANRRLVDGVIDEC, encoded by the coding sequence ATGAATGGCATTGAAAAAACCTGCTTTTTAATTTGGAAAATGATCCAATTGACCCTCATTTTTCATCTCTTGTCCTTAGCTGGACTGATTGTGTTTGGGGTGGGGCCAGCCTGGCAAACCATTGTCACCCTATTTTTAAAAACACCTCAAGAAGAAAACCACTATTCTTTGAAAAGGGCTGTTCAACTTTGGAAATCTTATTTCAAAGAAGCTAATCTAAGATTTGGTCTTTTTGCCCTGACTTTCCTTTTTTTAACCTTTAATTTGCATTGGGCAGTACAGTTTCCATCCTTGTTTTGGTTTACCGTGTCTTTCTTGATTGTAATAGCCATGGTTTGGCTAACCATGACCTATCTTTACATGGTTTTTTATGCAGTGAGCTATGAGATTAACCTTTGGAATAATATGAAATTAGCCTTTATCAGCGTCTTTTTAAGTTTCAAATCCTTTTTACTCATGCTGAGTGTTTTGTTGGGAATTACCTTAGTGACTTGGCAATACAAAGGTCTTTATCTCTTTTTAACCTTCGGAGCTCTAGTCTTTTGCTTGGACTTTGTCACTAAGGCTAATCGTCGACTAGTAGATGGAGTGATTGATGAGTGTTAA
- a CDS encoding ABC transporter substrate-binding protein: MKKWQKIVCVTGTVLAASSLAACESKSASKDSDVKLLMYQVGDKPDNFDELMTIANKRIKEKTGATVDLQYIGWGDWDDKMSTIIASGENYDIAFANNYVVNAQKGAFADLTTLMPKYAKKTYKNLDPAYIKGNTIDGKLYAFPVDANVYAQQMLSFNKELVDKYGLDISNIKSYADAENVLKQFHEKEPNTAAFAIGQVFSMSGDYDYPLTKTQPFAVKIDEGKPTIINQYEDESFKNNLRLMHKWYKEGLIPTDAATNTEGYPLEGNTWFMREETQGPMDYGDTILTNAAGKDIVSRPLTKPLKTTSQAQMANFVVSSVSKNKEKAVEVLSLLNSDPELLNGLVYGVEGKAWEKIGDKKIKLLDGYQPKMHMGAWNTGNNKILYTQESVTDDMIAKRDQSIKDAKESPILGFTVDTKVIKTELSNISNVMNRYKASINTGTVDPDEALPKLLADLKGAGWDKVQKEVQKQLDDFVAKDK, from the coding sequence ATGAAAAAGTGGCAAAAAATCGTGTGTGTGACTGGAACTGTGCTTGCAGCGTCTAGTTTAGCAGCCTGCGAAAGCAAGTCAGCATCAAAGGATAGTGATGTCAAATTATTGATGTACCAAGTTGGTGACAAACCTGATAACTTCGATGAATTGATGACAATTGCTAACAAGCGCATCAAAGAAAAAACAGGTGCAACGGTTGACCTTCAATACATCGGTTGGGGGGACTGGGATGATAAAATGAGTACCATCATTGCCTCTGGTGAAAACTACGACATTGCTTTTGCCAATAATTATGTGGTCAATGCACAAAAAGGTGCTTTTGCTGATTTGACAACGTTAATGCCAAAATACGCTAAGAAAACGTATAAAAACTTAGACCCAGCCTATATTAAAGGAAATACTATTGACGGTAAACTCTATGCCTTCCCAGTAGATGCCAACGTTTATGCCCAACAGATGCTTTCTTTCAATAAAGAACTAGTGGACAAATATGGCCTTGACATTTCAAACATTAAGTCCTATGCAGATGCTGAAAATGTCTTGAAACAATTCCACGAAAAAGAACCAAATACAGCAGCTTTTGCTATTGGTCAAGTCTTTAGTATGTCAGGTGACTATGACTACCCATTAACCAAAACCCAACCCTTTGCTGTGAAAATTGATGAAGGCAAGCCAACCATCATTAATCAGTATGAAGATGAGTCCTTTAAAAACAATCTCCGCTTGATGCACAAATGGTATAAAGAAGGTTTGATTCCAACAGATGCAGCGACCAATACAGAAGGTTATCCCCTTGAAGGAAACACTTGGTTTATGCGTGAAGAAACCCAAGGTCCTATGGACTATGGCGATACTATCTTGACCAATGCTGCAGGAAAAGACATCGTGTCTCGTCCATTGACTAAACCGCTAAAAACCACATCACAAGCACAAATGGCAAACTTTGTGGTATCAAGCGTATCTAAAAACAAAGAAAAAGCAGTTGAAGTCCTTTCTCTTCTTAATAGCGATCCCGAATTGTTAAATGGGCTTGTTTATGGTGTCGAAGGCAAAGCTTGGGAAAAAATTGGCGACAAGAAAATCAAACTGCTCGATGGCTATCAACCAAAAATGCACATGGGTGCTTGGAATACTGGTAACAATAAAATCCTTTACACTCAAGAATCTGTTACTGACGACATGATTGCTAAACGTGACCAATCAATCAAGGATGCTAAAGAATCTCCAATCCTTGGTTTCACTGTTGACACAAAAGTTATCAAAACGGAATTGTCAAATATTTCAAATGTCATGAACCGATATAAAGCAAGTATCAATACTGGTACAGTGGATCCTGACGAAGCCCTTCCAAAACTTCTTGCAGACCTCAAAGGTGCTGGTTGGGACAAGGTGCAAAAAGAAGTTCAAAAACAATTGGACGACTTTGTAGCTAAAGACAAGTAA
- a CDS encoding carbohydrate ABC transporter permease translates to MEKKKKVEKVNVRTFDRKTNAIFNILIGLFAISCIIPFIFVIIISFTDESYLINHGYSFFPDVWSTKAYQYIFQGAMSHRIMRSFGISVFITVVGTFINTTMTSTYAYAISRPYFPYRRFFTVYALITMLFAPGMVANYLVVSNLLHLKDTVWALILPMALGPFGILVMRTFFKKTVPDSIIESARMDGASEWMIFMKIVLPLAVPGIATISLFSALTYWNDWFNALLYVQSENLYPMQYLLMKIQSNLQALAQNAGMSAQMADSLASLPKESVRMAIVVIATLPIALTYPFFQKYFVGGLTIGGVKE, encoded by the coding sequence ATGGAGAAAAAGAAAAAAGTCGAAAAGGTTAATGTTAGAACCTTTGATCGAAAAACCAATGCTATCTTTAATATTCTGATTGGTCTGTTTGCCATCTCTTGTATCATTCCTTTTATCTTCGTGATTATTATTTCCTTCACTGATGAAAGTTACTTGATTAATCATGGGTATAGTTTTTTTCCAGATGTCTGGTCAACTAAGGCTTACCAGTATATTTTTCAAGGAGCCATGTCCCATAGAATCATGAGGTCATTTGGGATATCCGTGTTTATTACAGTGGTGGGAACCTTTATTAACACGACCATGACATCAACCTATGCTTATGCGATTTCAAGACCTTATTTCCCATACAGACGTTTTTTTACTGTTTATGCACTTATCACCATGCTCTTTGCACCAGGGATGGTTGCTAATTACTTGGTGGTCAGCAATCTCCTTCATTTGAAGGATACGGTTTGGGCCTTGATTTTACCAATGGCTCTGGGCCCATTTGGCATCTTGGTCATGAGAACGTTCTTTAAAAAGACAGTTCCAGATAGCATTATTGAGTCGGCTCGTATGGATGGGGCTAGTGAATGGATGATTTTTATGAAAATTGTCTTACCATTAGCTGTTCCAGGGATTGCCACCATCAGTTTATTTTCTGCCTTAACTTATTGGAATGATTGGTTTAACGCCTTGCTTTATGTGCAAAGTGAGAATCTTTACCCAATGCAGTACTTACTGATGAAAATTCAGAGCAACCTACAGGCCTTGGCACAAAATGCTGGCATGAGTGCACAAATGGCAGATAGCTTAGCATCGCTGCCAAAAGAATCAGTTCGTATGGCTATCGTGGTTATTGCAACCTTGCCGATTGCCTTGACTTACCCATTCTTCCAAAAGTACTTTGTCGGTGGTTTGACCATTGGTGGGGTGAAGGAATAG
- a CDS encoding ABC transporter permease, whose protein sequence is MIRQTNKKTSFWKNVIKYRALLLMVLPGFIWFIFFFYIPVLANVVAFKDFHYSAGGFMESLKESPWVGLANFKYLFASKDAWLITRNTIAYNVIFLLFNVFFAIAFAIIMSELRNKRTVKVYHTMSLLPYFLSWVVIEYFVSAFLNTDKGFINQLLTGSGADPIKWYSNPTWWPLILLFMSVWKGLGYNSIIYYASVKGISDTYYEAAMVDGASKWQQIRNITIPQLLPMMSILLIINIGNIFKSDFGLFYVIPKNSGPLYDVTSVLDTYVYNALTATGDIGMASAASLYQSVVGTSILLVTNAIVRRMDPDAALF, encoded by the coding sequence ATGATAAGACAAACCAACAAAAAGACATCCTTTTGGAAAAATGTGATTAAATACCGGGCCTTATTATTAATGGTATTACCAGGTTTCATCTGGTTCATCTTTTTCTTTTATATTCCAGTTTTAGCCAATGTGGTTGCTTTTAAAGATTTTCATTATTCAGCAGGGGGCTTTATGGAAAGTTTGAAGGAGAGCCCTTGGGTTGGTTTGGCTAACTTCAAATACCTCTTTGCTTCCAAAGATGCTTGGTTGATTACCAGAAATACCATTGCTTACAATGTGATTTTCTTACTCTTTAATGTTTTCTTTGCGATTGCTTTTGCCATTATCATGAGTGAGTTACGAAATAAGAGAACGGTTAAGGTCTATCACACCATGTCCTTATTGCCTTATTTCTTATCATGGGTGGTTATTGAATACTTTGTTTCTGCCTTTTTAAATACGGATAAAGGTTTCATTAATCAGCTCTTGACCGGAAGTGGAGCAGATCCAATCAAGTGGTATTCCAATCCCACTTGGTGGCCCTTGATTTTACTTTTCATGAGTGTCTGGAAGGGGCTAGGCTACAATAGCATTATCTACTATGCTTCAGTCAAAGGGATTTCTGATACTTATTATGAAGCTGCTATGGTGGATGGTGCAAGCAAATGGCAACAAATTAGGAACATCACCATTCCACAATTATTGCCAATGATGTCTATCTTATTGATCATTAATATTGGTAATATTTTTAAATCTGATTTCGGACTTTTCTACGTTATTCCTAAGAATTCAGGCCCACTTTATGACGTGACCAGTGTGTTAGATACCTATGTCTACAATGCCTTGACTGCTACAGGAGATATTGGGATGGCATCGGCAGCTAGCCTTTATCAGTCAGTAGTTGGGACCAGCATCTTGTTAGTCACCAATGCGATTGTTCGTCGCATGGACCCTGATGCAGCCTTGTTTTAG